The nucleotide sequence CCCTTTCTCCTTTCTTGCAAACACACTAAAGTAAAGAGGAACCCACCTTACAAGACAGAAACAGGAGGAACCGCAACATGGAACCTTTTATCCATACGCATCAGTATCACTTCATTAAATCGCGTGTTCAAGCAATCATGAACGCCTATGCGACCAGTACAGATGTCAACGTGATTCGGGCTCGCAAAGAAATTGCCCATGAAGAAATCTTTCAGTTGTTCCCGAACATGACAGAAGAACAAAAAGAAATTTTGCATCCGATTGATTCGATTAAAGAAAAGGCAGAAGGAAAGCAGTTTTTGCAGCAGCTTTCACCGTTTGTGATTCCATTCCCTGCTCTCACAGAGACTTCCATTAAGAAGCTCTTTCCTAAAGTAAAGAAGCTTAAAGTCTCGAATTTAGCTGAGATCGATTTTTCAGAAATCTCTTATGTGAGCTGGCTAGACACTGCGACGGAAAAGAAGTATATTGTCGCTTACCACGAAGGAAAACTGATCGGCATTCACGGACAGTTTACAAACGTAAATAAAAAAGGCGTTTGTGCGCTCTGTAATCGCTTTGAGGAACTCGGCATGTTCGTCCTCGAAGCCAAAGGTTCTGGAGATGGAACGTATTTGAAAAAAGGAAACTACATTTGCCAAGACAGTGTGACATGCAATCAAAATATGATTTCGCTGGATAAGTTAAATGATTTTATCTCGCTGATGGTGAAGTAAATCTGCAACGAAAATGAAAAAGCCGCCGGGTCTCCATCCCAGGCGGCCTTTTCGATATGTCCCTCACTTGATCTCGTACAGACTCTCTTCCAAACGATCCCACGTTTGGGTGATGCCCTCTAGCATGCCCATGTCCATGACAGTTTTGAGGGCTTCCGCAGATACATATTCAGAACGGCTGACCAGCTTCGTCTTGCCACCTAGATCGATGAACTCCATCATAACCTCTGTCGAAGGCATAGTATCATTGGTGTTGCCTTCTGCATCTGAAAAGTAATCGGTATAAATGATTTTCTCTGGCTCAACCATTTCCTTATAAACGCCTTTGCCCCAAGATTCCATGCCGTAAAAATCACCTTGATTCTTATCTACACATTTCATGCAGTAGTGCCAAACACCGCCTGGACGGAAATCGACATTACAAACCGGGAGTTCCCAGCCTTTCGGTCCCCACCAACGCTTGAGATGCTCAGGCTCTTTAAACATCTTGAACACGAGCTCTCTGGGCGCGTCAAATACACGCTCCAGTACCAACACCCGCTCGTTCTCTACCCTTGAAACCATTGTGTTTCTTGACATAGTAATTCCTCCTCATTCATTTGAATGGCTCTCAAGTATTTTCCTTATTCTGCAATTCCCGCAAATAGTCTTCCAGATTATCGAATCTTTCTTCCATGACACGCTGGAATGACTTCACCCAAGAATCCAGCGCTCGGAAGGGCTCGGGCCTGAGTTTGTAAATTCGGCGATTGGCCTCGGCCTTCACATCCACGATCCCGTTATCACTAAGCACCTTCAAATGCTTCGAGGCTTGGGGCTGGCGAAGCCCCAGTTGGTCTGCGATTTCCCCCACAGTTAGAGGACCGTCGCGCAAAAGTTCGACGATTTTAATACGATTCGGTTCAGCCAAAGCACTCAGCGTCGCCATGTCCATGCCCGGATTCATCCCTGACATGTCACTCACCTCGTTACATAATGGATTCTACGTTCCTCTCATCCCCTTCAGCGTTATTGTGATCATCTTGTTAGGTAAAATATACACCGAAGAGAATATTCCTGTAAAGGAATATTTAAAGATTTTTTCAGATCATTTGTTAGTGATTAATCAATAACTACCAGCTATCATTTATTTCATGGAAGTACGATTCTGTAAATCTTTGATCGTTGCCGTAATACCCTCCTCGAAATTGGTTACTGGGATCGGTCCAATAAGCCGTTCATATTTTTCTCCGCTAAGGATCAATGGTTTTTCGGTTAAGTATAGCATCTCGACAACCTCCTTCATCACCGGGACGAACATCCCCAGCAAAGACAAACCAATTTTCCCAAGAGGAATGACAGGTTTCACGGTGCCACTTGCTTTTTGGGCGATTCGGACGATGTCTCGACCGGAAATGATGCCTCCACCTGGAATGTGCCAGTTTTGTCCATAGGCAAACTCTCGACTGGCCAACTCTACAATCATCTTCGCCGCATCCGGCAAGTAAACAAACTCGCGAGGAACATGCATATTCCCAATGAAAAGCCCCGGTTTTCCAACCGCAATTGCCTCGAGTGTGGAACCCAAATACGATGCCTGATTAGCAGTAGGTCCGTAATAATCCGGTAATCTGACAATCATCGTTCGTGCATGATCCCAGCGACTGCTAAACAGCATCTGTTCAAATGCCAGCCTGATTTTTCCTTTCTTCGTATGCGGTTGCTTTGGATGCTCCTCCGTCACTGGTTCCATCTGCTTTCTCCCGTATGGATAAATGCCGTCTACCGCAACAACCTTCAAACCTCTCTTATTGGCGGCTTCCATGATCGCTTCGCCAAGTGGGATCAGCTTATTTACCATCTCGTGATAAGGGACGTTTGCACAATGGAATAGTACATCCGCTCCCTCCGATGCTACTACGATGTCTTGAGACCGGAATGCATCCCCGACGGCCAGTGACAAATGTTCTGGATTCCCCAGCTCTGACGCCATTTGCTCTAGCTTTTGTAGAGAACGCCCAAAAGCAATCGTTTCAACCCCTCGATTGATAAGCTCCGCCAAAATTGCCGCTCCCGTTCCGCCTGTCGCCCCGACTACAATCGCTTTTTTCATTGGGATCATCTCCACTCGTTTTATTTGTGATTGATCAATCACTAACTAATTTGAACTATAACTCGTTAGTTAGTGATTAGTCAATAACTAATTGTCGAAACTTTTTCTCCGCTACACCTCCATCAATTCCGGCATGCCTAAAGCTGCTGAAATATTACACAGCATTCCTCTTGCCAGGAAAATAAGCGTTCTCTCTTCTGGGCTCGCGATGCCCGCTTCACGAAAAGCTGTTAGGACGATCTGACGAGCCTCCCGAAACCCTTCGCGCATTGCCTCTCGAATCGAAGGCTCTTGAATCGTCTGGGACTGCATTTGAAGAAGTATCTCATTTTGATGGGAAGCCAAAATCTTTTCATATGCCTTGATTAAATCTGTTTCCAATTGCTCTTTAGATGCGGACTCCACAACGAGACGGAAAGAGTCTATGATCCGCTCCCACGACGCCTCCAAGGCTGCCTGTAACAAAGCTTCCTTCGAAGCAAAAAACTTGAAAATATACGGCTGAGAAATCTTTGCACGCTCTGCCACTTGCGCTGTTGTTGCCCGGAAATATCCGATTTCAGCAAAGACTTCAATGGCAGCAGAAATGATTTCCGTTTTTCGATTGACTGACGTCATTGCAAGATCGCCTCCCTTTTAGTGATTAATCAATAATACCGATTATACGTCAGTTTGTGATGAGTTTCAAATACCCTATATCACTCTTCTTAAACGCTCGGTCATGATTAGCTGCTGATTCAAGTTAGCGATCATCGAACGATAATTTTTACATTGTCGCAGATATCAGTCAGCATGCAACAATTTCCCCTCTCTGTTATCACAATTCGTAGTTTAATAACTACGACATCGACGTATTTTCTGAATTTTTGGTATTTTGTATGTTAATTAGAGCGCGCGTGTGTTACTATTAAAGCGAAAGTTTTATTTTTCCATTTCAGGAGGTGAATAACAATGTTAAAGAAATTACTTCAAAAAATTGGTGCTAACTCAATCCGCCCATGCCCACGGGAGTGTATACCAGCAGGAAAACATTGCATGTGTCCCGCGTAATATTAGATAGTACTTAAAAAGACCGTCCCAACAGCTATGTGCGCCGCAGAGGGATGGTCTTTTTCCGTCTACCTATCATCCTAATTTCGTTCGTTTTTTATACCGGAACACTGTACACAATGGTTGGATACGTTCCGCTACATGAGCAGCTCACCGCGGTAAACTTTTTTGGGAAGTCAAACTTACTAGGGGGAAGATTTATGAAAAAATTTGCTCTGTTTGGTATTGCTACTGCATTATTTCTATCGCTTTCATTACCTGGTGTTAGCAGCGCAAAAGAACAACGTGTACCATGTGAAGCTGACGGGTATTGCGGATGGCCGATTTATAGCGTTTAATCCCAATCATTTTTAAAGACTGAGATGAACTTGTAAATTTGCAGCGTTATTTAATTCAAACATCATGCACCGACTGTAACTATCGGTATGATGTTTTTCTTTTTTTCATTTGTTAAATCACGAGCAACTAATTTGTGACAAAACCATATATGGATTGAAGAGTTCAATTGCCATTTGTAAAAGAACTAGTTTCATTTTCATTCTCTATGGAATCGTTTTGTCTGTGTTCTTCGTCTCAATAAACAAACGTTTTTTGCAGGGAGAAGAAAGTATGAAAAGTCTTTTGAAAATGTTGATTGGTTTCGCCTTTGCTTTTTGGTTCTTTATTCATTGGGCCTGTAAATCGCTTCTTTCAAGTGATATTCCAGTAACCATTTCGACCTGGGACACGATCCTTTTCTCTTTCAGTTATCTCGTCTCTACGGTAGTAGCTCTTATCTATGTCAGGCTCACGCATCATGGAAAAATACATATGGAGCGATCATGTTCTTTTCGATTTTGATGCAGCGTAAATCTCCGAATACCAGCTTGAAACTATGACACCGGACACAATATATGAAATAAAATTCATGTTCTTATAATCACTTACTCACGATAAGATGGTGATACATGGAAATGTCTATCAGGGAGGTGAATGATCATGCTGAAGAAGCTCATGAAAATGTTAGGTTCAAATTATTCAGTTGAGCCTTGCGGAGACTCATGCATTATTTATCATGGCAGATGCTTATGCCCTTGGTAGAGGCAGCTACGCTTCAAAAAGGCAATCCTAAATGCCATGACCTGAATGAGGCTAAGGCATAGCTTTTTTCGTCGTGTATCCCCCTGCTGAAATAACATTCTTGAACTGTTGGACATGACAAGTGACAGTTTGTTGCATGCCCAAATTTTCCACTTACTGTGATATCGCCCTTACATAGCTCCTCAGTTTGCATAGCTTGAGTTTGAGGTTATTCCTCATACACTTGAAGGGGTGATATCGATGGGATTCTTTGACGACAATTTTGCTTTAGTTTTAGTTCTTTTCGTTTTATTAACAATTGTTGCTTGCAGTTGTGATGAGTGCTAATTTCTGTCCAATGTTATGGGCGGCTAAGCTGCCCTCTTTCTCCCTCTTTGACATCAGTAAGCTTTGAGCCCATCTTTTTGTCCACTCCTCCCGCGTTACCCTTTAGTAGAAGGAGTGCAGTATGGTGGAGAGGTTGGATTTGGACACTCTGTCCTACGACGATTTCAACAAAAGAGCCGCCCGGTTCTTTCCCCGAGCGGCTTAACGCCTTTCACGTCTTCATGTAAGGAACCTACCAACTCGTACTCATGTAAGCGTGTTCAGATACGCCTCTATCCCTTGCAATACTGTTCATAATATTCCTACCAGCTTGCATTCTAGGTCTATCCTATGCTTGCTATCCTCCAGACTGATAGCGAAATCATTGAAATGCCGCACCTTGTTTTCAAGGCTTTTCATACCGTTCTTCCAGCGTAGTCAATGTGGAGGGACGCAACCCTTTCCCGATCAGCTAGCCTGCTGGATCGCTTTATTTGTTTTGTTTAAACTACATACTTTCAGAATATTATTTAATCTTCACATATTAGCGAAACTAATTATGAGGTGTTTATTATGAAAAAGTTCGTTGCTGTTGTTTTTGCTATTGTAATGGTTAGAATCTTTCGTGCCCCTTGCTAGGGGCATTTTTTGTACAACCATGTACTCTGCCTATCCAAGATTCTCCATTTCCATCGTCATCACGATAAAGGGAGTCCCATTGTTTACGAATGAGGCCGTTTCTTTACATCTCGCTCTTGAATATACTTTGATTGCTCTACGATTAAAGCTAGCAACAGCCCGATATCCAACACATTTTCGGCCTTGTAAAGATTTTGCTTGCGACCTTCTGGGACTTGTGCATCAAGCCCGAAACAGAAGAAGCCCGTAAGCTGACCATGATTATCTCGAACTGCATAATAGGTCCGTCTAATAGTTCTTGAAGTGCTTCTGGACTATGATCAATATCATAAAAGGAATATTCCTGCGGATATTTCCAAGTTGTAACTTGCTTTGCATCTGGAATTGTCATCAACTGAAAATTCATTTATTCCCCCCCCCATAAAACCTTTACATTCCGTTCGTTTTTCATAGAGCTAGCCCTGCTTCTTACCAGTATGTTTGGTATCGTTATCTTTTTCACTTGTACATGCACCCTTTTTTACCTCTGTCCAGAACTTCTTATTCTCTTCTACATAAAATGCATGAAAACAAGAAAAGGAGGATCACACTTGAAGATACCGAAAAGTTTATGCGATCGTATAGCCAAAATTCTGGGTGGGACAGGCATGTCAAATGATACTTGTTCTATCACGATTAAGCGTAATCTCCATGCAACAATCTTGGGCAAGCCATATGAAACTGAGCACGAAATTACCATTGAATCCCTCGATAAAGAAGGAAATACCTTGAATACGGGTGAATTTACACTCCTTCAATCCGAAGTCCAAGAGTTTATTGACGCTGTTCGTAAACAAGGGTTTATCGTTACTGCCCTGCACAATCACTGGCTCTTCGACAAGCCACGTCTCATGTATTTGCATCTTGAATCTGTTGAGCCACCCTTAGAGTTTGCAAAGAAACTACGTCGTGCTTTGAATGTACTGAAATAACCGCTCCTCGTGGCGCTAAGCGTATTGAAGCTTAGCGCCTCTTTCATTGCCTGCCACTATCGTATTCTCATAGGCATGAATTCCAATGGTTGATAGATCAATATTTTACAAATTGTAGAAAGTTCCCTCGGTTGTTGAGAAACCCTGAGAACCAGACATCGTTTTCACTTCGATCGAAGACTACGTTCATAACGAGAAGCAAATGTGTAATCATACCTGAGACAAAGCACATTCTATTGTTTGGTCACTATATGGAGGTAAGTCGAGAAAATTGCCAGTTCGCTTGCTAATTAGCTTTAATAAGTATGCATTCGAGATGCATTCCTTTTGCCGAAGAGAAATGCTGCATAGGCGAGCAATCATCTTTTTATGTAATTATTTACCATTTCATTCAATTTGAGTATAATTACCTTTAGTTCCTGCATTTAGAATTTGATCACAATTGATACAAAGGAGTGTACTAGGATGAAAAAACAGCTTCTCTCTATTTCGATGCTTGCTTTACTCCTCTCTGGCGCACCTGTATATGCTTCCGCTTCTCCCAATGCTCAAGTACAAGGTGAAGCAGACACAGTAACCTTGGAGCAGCAAAAACAAGAACAACAATTCACCAAATATTACTCCCTTACTCCTGGGCAGTTAAGTCCAAAAGAAGCGATTTATCTAAAGAAAGGGCAGGAGCTCCGTATCAGTGCAAAAGGTAGCTTTGCGAATTACACAGTCTATAATGCTCAAAATAAACAGATTTGGAGCGGTACGACAGGTATCATTATTAAAGCTGATGCGGACGGGTATCGCTACGTACAATTTCAAGCCCCCTATTCCTATGAGGATCAAAATGTTATCGTAGCTACTTTTACGATTCAATAAAACATGAATAGCTTTTAGCCCGTCTTGATTGTGAAGACGGGCTTTATACATATTTGCATCGCTCTTTCTTCGTCAACCTCTTCGCCTAGTCCATTCTCATTCATCCTGTGAAAAGTCGAATGGCCACTTTTTCCTTTTCCTCAAGAGTGAGGCAGAACGAAGCTTGCATCTTACCTTAATGACGTTCATGAATACACGTGATGTCTCCTGTATCTAGACTTAAGCGATTGGATGAAGAGTGTTACGATCGTTGCCGTCGCTGAAGATCTCGCGGGATTTTTTCCCCTCGCACCAACAGGCACAAGGGGTTTCGCTTATAAGGGAAACACCTTTCGAATAGTCCCTATCGTTTGTGTCAATCGCATGGTTATTGTTTTTTCAGCAACATGCTACCAATCTCTTCTAAGAGGATTTCCTTTCCAATTGGGCCAAAGGCTTTGATGTTGAATGTTTCATTGGTTACTTCGTAGAGATGGCCTTGTTGAACTGCCTTGTTGCTTTTCCATACTGGGCTCTTTTTCAGTTCTGCGTAAACATCATCTGCTTTTCCGCCGAAATTGACGAGGAACATATGATCTGGCTGAAAATTCGTAAGTCCTTCCAGCTCGATCATTTCCATTGTTTTATTCGTAGGTGTTCCTTCTGCCGGCTTCAGGCCGAGATCAGTGAACAAGATATCTGCATACCCATAGTTTCCGTAGACGCGGAACAATTTTGGCGTTACAGCCAGGAACATAAAGGTCTGGTCGCCGTACGCTTGCTTGAGTTGCTCGCGCATCCCTTTCGTCTTCTCGTCATAGCCAGCCAGCCACTTGTTCACGTCCTCTTCTTGTCCAAGCAAGCGGCCGATTTCCTTAAACTTATCACGCCATTTGTCCATGTCTGTCTCCAGAACGACTGTCGGCGCAATTTTGGATAGTTGCTCGTACATCTTTTGCTGGCGGTTATTCATAATAATCAGGTCTGGCTTTGTTTCTACCACCGCTTCCAGATTGATAGAGTCATCCCACATCCAGCCAACCGTTTTTACATCTGTCAGCTTATCCGCTACGTGGGACATGATTTTTGTCTTGTATGTATTGGCCGTAGCAACCGGCTTGTGTCCCAAAATTAATAGTTCCTCCGCTGCCCCCGATACGTCTGCAATCCGCTTTGGTTCCGCCGGGATTGTCACTTCCCCCATCAAGTGCTTGACTACGCGTGTCTCAGACTTCTTGGGTTCTTCCGAAGCCATTTGGCTGCTTCCGCAACCCGCTGATACGACAGTGACTACTGCAACCAAGCAGGCCAGTACGATTCGTGTTCCTTTTTTCATCCGTTCATTTCTCCTTGTCACGTGATGTTTGGTGTGAAGTATTATTTGATAATGATTATCATTATAAGTGACAGAGAAGATAATCACATATTCTAGCGTATATGTCAATGTTTTTATATTTTTTATGTTTATAACGAAACGAGGTTGTCCCATGTTGCAGATTGGGGAATGTTCTGGATCACGCAAGCCATTGATTACTCCCTTTCAATTGAAATGAAACAGCAAAATAACGAAAAGAATAGTCATTATAATTTGAACTAGGTCTCTTATTTGAGACGATGGAAAACATTTCTTTTCATAGTGGAGGGAGCACGATTATGCACAAGGTAGTTGAACCAAAAATTCTATACTTTGGGACGCCAGTTGTACTCATCAGTACATTAAATGAGGACAATTCTGTCAACCTTGCCCCTATGTCTTCTGCATGGTGGCTTAACCAATCTTGCATGCTTGGAATGAGTAGCTCATCTCAAACCGTTACCAATTTGTTGCGCGAACGCGAATGTGTTTTGAATCTTCCTTCGCCTGATCTTGCTCATGCGGTGGATCGTCTCGCTTTACTAACTGGACGAAATCCTATCCCTGAGCGCAAGGCTAATGTGGGATATCGATTTGAACCGGATAAATTCGGAACGGCTAGGCTCACCCCTCAAGATTCGGACCTGATTCGGCCTCCACGCGTTGCTGAATGCCCAGTGCAATTAGAGGCAGTGGTAGAACAAGTCCATAATTTTGAACTGCCCAGCTCTTTAAAAGCTATTGAAGTAAAGATAATACGCGTTCATGTTGATGAACAAATCCTAATGACTGGCGAGAAGAACTACATCGATCCCGAGAAGTGGAGCCCACTGATTATGAACTTCTGTGAATTTTTTGGCCTTAGCCACAAGCTGCACCCGTCAAGATTAGCCCCAGTTTTTGGTCCTTCTTCAGGTTTCGTTAGCAAATCAAATTAATATCATTGGAGTGCTATTGAGCGCCTATCTTTTCGATGATTAATACAAGAAGAACAGCATTCAAATAGCAAGAATCACCTTCTTCCCTATTTTCAAAGCATCAATTGATATGCATGTTGAAAAACGAACATTCTCTCTATTTATACTAAGAATGGTCCAAAGATAAGGACTTTAACATGGGGCTATTTACTTCTAGAAAAGATAATGTAGCATTCAATAAGATCCAATCCTTTGAAGGGATGGAATTGACCAAATAACACGGCGAGGCACCTCCTATCTAAAAGGAAGGTGCCTCAAGTTTTTGAAGACTCTGACTAAGTTAAAAAGGTAAAGTCGCCAAATATCGGCAAGATCAAGCTCGCCTAGTTCCGCTTCAGGAACGGCCTCCATTGCGACTTTGGCTTTGTCCTGCGAACGGGCCGGTACGACCACTTGGGCGCCTGCCTTCGCAAATACCCTCGATACCTCCAAGCCAATACCAGAATATCCGCCAGTCACAATCGCAACCTTACCGGCTAAATCTACTCCTTGCATGATTTCTTCGGCGAAGCAAGCAATCCTATTTTCTCGTAATATCGAAGAGTATCCGTAGAAAGTCCCGTCCGCTCTGCAACTTCGATAAATCGAATACGTCCGTTCTTCGTTCATGAATGCCTAGCTCCTCACTCAGGCTATTTTTGTACAGCATGATATTTATGTAAAATGTAACGGCTGTCGAATAACGACTTATCTACCTGTTCGAGCCGCATCGGAGAAATGAAATAAACCTGTAGTCACCTCGATACAAAAAAGTCCCCAATTGCTTTAAGCAAATTGGGGTTCACAAGAAGTAATACGTGAATAAAAAAGTAGTCATGTATATAGTAGGTTATCAGATCAATATTTACTACAAGTATATATAGGTATGCAAACCTTCTCTTGCCAAAAAAATAGCGCAGACTCATCTGCACAGATTAAGTCGTACGCCTTATCCCCAAGAGAATCTACACTAGATTTCATATTACCTTACTTTTATCGGTTTGATTGTGCGGCTAGTTCATGCATAAATATTGGTAAATAGTTTGTATTTTCCGTTTGGTGGGAAAATGTTGTACTTTTCAAGTATCTTAGACTTGTGCAATGGGAAGATTGCAGCTTCCTCAATTTGTATGCAAACGAAACTGAATAACCAGTCTCTGGTTGAATTCCGACCACTGTCTGCTACTCATTCAAAATGTACTCAGCCAACACACTCTGTATGTGATAAATATTCAAATTTTTGTTAAATTGTTTTTGGATCGGTACTGCACTTCCAGAAACCCAAATTTTCAATTCCGCATCCAAGTCAAAATTTCCGGCTGTTTCAATGCTAAAATGGTTAATACTTTTATAAGGTATGGAGTGGTATTCTATTTTTCTACCAGTAATGCCTTGCTTGTCAACCAGTATTAACCGCTTGTTGGTGAAGATAAACATATCACGAATTAATTTGTACGCCTTTTCTATGTTCTCATTTTTCGCTAAGATTTGAGCATACTCTCTTTGAACATCTGCAATGTTAACTTCCGAAGCGTTACCCATTAGACCGTCTAATAAGCCCATATGAACGTCCCCCTATTCCAATGATTGATACATCGTATTCTCCAAACAGTTCAAAATTCCTACTGAAGTGGTTACTATTGCCTCAAGGTAGCAGTGATTACCTTGAAATTCAGGATGCAGAAATGATCTCACCCACACAAACTCTCCTATTTTTCAAATCATGTGTTGTGTTGGCTCCTTAGATAAAATAAAATCTAATACATAAAATGACATCAATTCTGAAGTGAGGGAATTTATTCTTTGAATGATTATGGGGATCATGACGATCAATTTTTTTCTATTATCGTCACTAAACTTCAGGAAGCTGGGTGTGTTTTCGCTGAAGATGAGGCCAGGTTACTCATCGCTTCGGCAGGGACAACAACTGAACTTTCGGACATGGTAGAACTGCGAACAACTGGCATGCCTCTCGAACACATTATCGGATGGGCTGAGTTCTGTGGACTGCGGATTATTGTGGATAAGGGAGTTTTCGTTCCCAGACAACGTACAGCCTTTCTCGCTAGACAGGCTGCCGCCCTCATCCGTCCAAAGTCGGTAGTGCTTGACCTATGTTGCGGTTCAGGGGCGGTGGGTGCGGTTCTTGCTTACTTGGAACATATCGAATTGTATGCTACTGACATTGATCCAGCCTCGGTGCAATGCACTCGCCGGAATATTACTACCGCAGGGGGGCGCGTATACGAAGGAGATTTATTTGAGCCTCTTCCTATCATACTGAGGGGGCGCGTTAACGTCATCGTTGCGAATGCTCCCTACGTTCCCACCAAAGCCATCGAATTTCTTCCACCTGAAGCTCGCATACATGAGGCGAAAATAGCACTCGACGGGGGAACAGATGGGCTTGACGTCCAGAGACGAATAGTGGCTACAGCTCCACTCTGGCTGGCGCCTGGTGGACACTTACTAATAGAGACAAGCGAGCGTCAGACACCTCAGACAGTCGATATCTTCACTCGTTGCGGGCTGATTACACGGGTGACAAGGTCTGACGAGTTCGATGCTACTGTCGTAATCGGAACCAAGCCATCGACAGCATCGTTTGTATTCGGACCATGATTTCCGTTCATGTACCGCTACCTGTTCTGGTACTGCTTGTTAAAATAAATAGTGGTTTGGTACAGAATCATAAAATCAACTAACCTATTATGGAGATGATTCTACGTAAGGCCAACGACAATACCCACAGTAGCGGTAACTGTTCAGATTCCGGTCATTGGCGCAACCCAAACACTACTAACAGCTTCTAACCAACATTATTATCCTCCATTACCGCTATTTCTTCTCCTTCTGAATACGGCACCGCTTTTCGCCTCGCATCACTCCCACACCGGTTCAGCTATACAAAACGCAAGTAATCATGCAACCCATTTGCGAATAATTAGCGAAAATACCGATCCAACGTCAGGCAACTTCCTTTGACCACTTCTTATGTTATTGCAGGAGGTGGTCAAAGTGGCTGTCAGATGTCTTTGTCGAGGTAGTAGCATGATCATCAAGTATATCTGGTGAGTGATTTACTACTTGCGACGATCATTGCTGTCACAATTGGCATGGCGGTTGGGTTTATCACGGGAAATGTATACCCCCTTTGCAACCATGGCCGGATACGTTTTTTTACGGTTTCGCTCCTTGAGTAGCTTTACTTAATTTCTCTTTTGTTATGATGCGGCCCCTTGGGTTTTATAGAATGGAATAAAATTATTGTACTTGCTGACTCTCTAAAGAATGTATTTCCCGACGGTTCCCTACTCGACAAAGAAATTTACATTTTAACAAAGTTTGATAATAGACACACCTCTTACGTTGGTTAAGAGGTGTGTTGACGTTTCTTACGTCTTTCCACTTCTCGTAGGTACTGTTAAGTTAAATCGCTCTTTTTCAGGCACGCTTGCATGTGATCCTGATATGCTCCGGCAGAACATTCGGAGAAGAGAACCCGAGCTCCATACGGATCAGTATCACTACATGTGAGTGACTTTCGACGACAATTTTCTAACGCAACCAGTTCCCATTCTTCTCTGGCTTCCTCCACCGTCAGTAGGCCTTCGCTACATCTCCGAATTGGTTCTGATTTTATTTTTTGGATAGTCTCGTCACCTTGATATACCACGCCTTT is from Brevibacillus brevis and encodes:
- a CDS encoding FusB/FusC family EF-G-binding protein; this encodes MEPFIHTHQYHFIKSRVQAIMNAYATSTDVNVIRARKEIAHEEIFQLFPNMTEEQKEILHPIDSIKEKAEGKQFLQQLSPFVIPFPALTETSIKKLFPKVKKLKVSNLAEIDFSEISYVSWLDTATEKKYIVAYHEGKLIGIHGQFTNVNKKGVCALCNRFEELGMFVLEAKGSGDGTYLKKGNYICQDSVTCNQNMISLDKLNDFISLMVK
- a CDS encoding SRPBCC domain-containing protein, giving the protein MSRNTMVSRVENERVLVLERVFDAPRELVFKMFKEPEHLKRWWGPKGWELPVCNVDFRPGGVWHYCMKCVDKNQGDFYGMESWGKGVYKEMVEPEKIIYTDYFSDAEGNTNDTMPSTEVMMEFIDLGGKTKLVSRSEYVSAEALKTVMDMGMLEGITQTWDRLEESLYEIK
- a CDS encoding ArsR/SmtB family transcription factor; the encoded protein is MSGMNPGMDMATLSALAEPNRIKIVELLRDGPLTVGEIADQLGLRQPQASKHLKVLSDNGIVDVKAEANRRIYKLRPEPFRALDSWVKSFQRVMEERFDNLEDYLRELQNKENT
- a CDS encoding SDR family NAD(P)-dependent oxidoreductase, with the translated sequence MKKAIVVGATGGTGAAILAELINRGVETIAFGRSLQKLEQMASELGNPEHLSLAVGDAFRSQDIVVASEGADVLFHCANVPYHEMVNKLIPLGEAIMEAANKRGLKVVAVDGIYPYGRKQMEPVTEEHPKQPHTKKGKIRLAFEQMLFSSRWDHARTMIVRLPDYYGPTANQASYLGSTLEAIAVGKPGLFIGNMHVPREFVYLPDAAKMIVELASREFAYGQNWHIPGGGIISGRDIVRIAQKASGTVKPVIPLGKIGLSLLGMFVPVMKEVVEMLYLTEKPLILSGEKYERLIGPIPVTNFEEGITATIKDLQNRTSMK
- a CDS encoding TetR/AcrR family transcriptional regulator; the encoded protein is MTSVNRKTEIISAAIEVFAEIGYFRATTAQVAERAKISQPYIFKFFASKEALLQAALEASWERIIDSFRLVVESASKEQLETDLIKAYEKILASHQNEILLQMQSQTIQEPSIREAMREGFREARQIVLTAFREAGIASPEERTLIFLARGMLCNISAALGMPELMEV
- a CDS encoding YjcZ family sporulation protein, which gives rise to MGFFDDNFALVLVLFVLLTIVACSCDEC
- a CDS encoding DUF1259 domain-containing protein, producing MKIPKSLCDRIAKILGGTGMSNDTCSITIKRNLHATILGKPYETEHEITIESLDKEGNTLNTGEFTLLQSEVQEFIDAVRKQGFIVTALHNHWLFDKPRLMYLHLESVEPPLEFAKKLRRALNVLK
- a CDS encoding ABC transporter substrate-binding protein encodes the protein MKKGTRIVLACLVAVVTVVSAGCGSSQMASEEPKKSETRVVKHLMGEVTIPAEPKRIADVSGAAEELLILGHKPVATANTYKTKIMSHVADKLTDVKTVGWMWDDSINLEAVVETKPDLIIMNNRQQKMYEQLSKIAPTVVLETDMDKWRDKFKEIGRLLGQEEDVNKWLAGYDEKTKGMREQLKQAYGDQTFMFLAVTPKLFRVYGNYGYADILFTDLGLKPAEGTPTNKTMEMIELEGLTNFQPDHMFLVNFGGKADDVYAELKKSPVWKSNKAVQQGHLYEVTNETFNIKAFGPIGKEILLEEIGSMLLKKQ
- a CDS encoding flavin reductase family protein, with amino-acid sequence MHKVVEPKILYFGTPVVLISTLNEDNSVNLAPMSSAWWLNQSCMLGMSSSSQTVTNLLRERECVLNLPSPDLAHAVDRLALLTGRNPIPERKANVGYRFEPDKFGTARLTPQDSDLIRPPRVAECPVQLEAVVEQVHNFELPSSLKAIEVKIIRVHVDEQILMTGEKNYIDPEKWSPLIMNFCEFFGLSHKLHPSRLAPVFGPSSGFVSKSN
- a CDS encoding SDR family NAD(P)-dependent oxidoreductase, with protein sequence MQGVDLAGKVAIVTGGYSGIGLEVSRVFAKAGAQVVVPARSQDKAKVAMEAVPEAELGELDLADIWRLYLFNLVRVFKNLRHLPFR